One window of Flavobacteriales bacterium genomic DNA carries:
- a CDS encoding ABC transporter ATP-binding protein yields the protein MSAGRCIIETVEISKTFNPGPNEVRAVREVSLKIHDGEFVALMGASGSGKSTFLNILGCLDEPTSGQYLLDGELVSGRTKEEISRIRNRQFGFIFQSYNLLPKTTCIENVELPLLYNPSVSSDERRERAIEALKQVGLGDRLHHKTNELSGGQQQRVAIARALVNDPKVIFADEATGNLDTKTSYQVMQLLQELNDKGILIVMVTHEEDIAKFMKRRVYMRDGRIESDEPIAVPLRADVMYEQLVAEQAEEEARKAEEKSRTSTTTTKP from the coding sequence ATGAGCGCGGGACGATGCATCATCGAGACCGTTGAGATCAGCAAGACCTTCAACCCGGGGCCGAATGAAGTGCGCGCCGTTCGCGAAGTCTCGCTAAAGATCCACGATGGCGAATTCGTGGCCTTGATGGGTGCCAGCGGCAGTGGGAAATCCACCTTCCTCAACATCCTCGGTTGCTTGGATGAACCGACCAGCGGACAATACCTCCTGGACGGTGAACTGGTGAGCGGTCGCACCAAAGAAGAGATCTCCAGGATCCGGAACCGACAGTTCGGTTTCATCTTCCAATCCTACAATCTACTTCCGAAGACCACTTGCATCGAGAACGTGGAACTTCCGTTGCTCTACAATCCGAGCGTCTCCTCGGACGAGCGCAGGGAACGCGCCATTGAGGCACTGAAGCAGGTAGGTTTGGGCGATCGGCTGCACCACAAGACCAATGAACTTTCGGGAGGGCAGCAGCAGCGCGTGGCCATTGCGCGGGCCCTGGTGAACGACCCCAAGGTCATTTTCGCCGATGAGGCCACCGGGAATCTCGACACGAAGACAAGCTATCAGGTCATGCAGTTGTTGCAGGAACTGAATGACAAGGGGATCCTGATCGTGATGGTGACGCACGAAGAGGACATTGCCAAGTTCATGAAGCGAAGGGTGTACATGCGCGATGGCCGGATCGAGTCCGATGAGCCCATCGCGGTTCCGCTACGGGCCGATGTGATGTACGAACAACTGGTGGCAGAACAAGCCGAAGAAGAAGCGCGCAAGGCTGAGGAAAAGTCACGAACCAGCACAACGACCACAAAGCCATGA
- a CDS encoding ABC transporter permease, which produces MFRSALRSINRNRTRALLTMLGIIIGVGAVIGMLAVGKGSEESIKGELGKLGSNLIAISPGTSSRSGVDRGAGSLTILEERDVKEILRYSPSVKYISPMVQSQVQLVNGSANSLTPITGAYADYFHIQNHEVVFGKAFDDETGKSLKKVCVIGKTVADDLFGGEQASIGQILRVNKMPFRVLGVLKEKGEGGFGQDQDNVIIAPFRSVQKRILGIDYAMTIMASAMSEESVDAAKAEIDDVLLNRLEKVSGREPAFTIRTQKEIMDIMGSITGMITLLLATIASISLIVGGIGIMNIMLVSVTERTREIGLRLAVGAPGQAILIQFLVEAVLLSLIGGIIGIILGYVIAELAGQALNWETTVSFASVAMAFGFSFAIGVIFGFFPARKAAQLHPIEALRYE; this is translated from the coding sequence ATGTTCAGATCGGCGTTGCGGTCCATCAACCGGAACCGCACGCGCGCCTTGCTCACCATGCTCGGCATCATCATCGGGGTGGGGGCTGTGATCGGGATGTTGGCCGTGGGCAAAGGATCAGAGGAGAGCATCAAAGGTGAACTCGGGAAACTCGGATCCAATTTGATCGCCATCTCACCAGGGACTTCTTCGCGTAGTGGCGTGGATCGTGGAGCAGGCAGCTTGACCATATTGGAAGAACGGGATGTGAAGGAGATCCTCCGGTATTCCCCGTCGGTCAAGTACATCAGTCCGATGGTCCAATCGCAGGTGCAGTTGGTCAATGGTTCGGCCAATAGCCTGACCCCGATCACCGGAGCCTATGCTGACTACTTCCACATCCAGAACCACGAGGTTGTCTTCGGTAAGGCCTTTGACGATGAGACCGGCAAGTCATTGAAGAAGGTGTGTGTCATCGGCAAGACGGTCGCCGATGATCTGTTCGGTGGGGAACAAGCGTCCATCGGACAGATATTGCGGGTGAACAAGATGCCATTCCGCGTATTGGGCGTGCTCAAGGAAAAAGGCGAAGGTGGCTTCGGGCAGGATCAGGACAATGTGATCATCGCCCCGTTCAGATCGGTGCAGAAGCGAATTCTGGGGATCGACTATGCCATGACCATCATGGCGTCCGCCATGAGCGAGGAGAGCGTGGATGCCGCAAAAGCCGAGATCGACGATGTGCTCTTGAACCGATTGGAGAAGGTCAGCGGCCGGGAGCCCGCGTTCACCATCCGTACCCAGAAGGAGATCATGGATATCATGGGTTCCATCACGGGCATGATCACCTTGTTGCTGGCCACCATCGCCTCCATATCGTTGATCGTGGGAGGCATCGGGATCATGAACATCATGCTGGTCTCGGTCACCGAACGCACACGGGAGATCGGCTTGCGTTTGGCCGTGGGCGCACCCGGTCAGGCCATCTTGATCCAGTTTCTGGTCGAGGCGGTCTTGCTCAGTTTGATCGGTGGGATCATCGGGATCATCCTCGGGTATGTGATCGCAGAACTTGCCGGCCAAGCCTTGAACTGGGAAACCACAGTGTCCTTTGCTTCCGTGGCCATGGCCTTCGGCTTTTCCTTCGCCATCGGCGTCATCTTCGGTTTCTTCCCGGCACGCAAGGCGGCGCAACTGCACCCCATCGAAGCGTTGCGTTACGAGTAG
- a CDS encoding phospholipase A, protein MTSCDIRMVREHQGHSISLQGRHSLERSGRGSIQLDRAIPVHERLRIQVQAFHGYGESLIDYNHSQTTLGIGIPLLQWM, encoded by the coding sequence ATGACCTCGTGCGACATCCGTATGGTCCGCGAGCACCAAGGCCACTCCATCAGCTTGCAAGGCCGCCACTCATTGGAGCGGAGCGGACGAGGGTCGATACAGCTTGACCGGGCCATACCGGTACATGAACGTTTGCGGATCCAGGTGCAAGCCTTCCACGGCTACGGCGAGAGCCTGATCGACTACAACCACAGCCAAACAACGCTGGGCATTGGTATCCCGCTGCTGCAATGGATGTGA
- a CDS encoding mechanosensitive ion channel family protein: MDPLLKNIIWVAFVAAVAALLLFLVRKGFNRLAERGQWYGQDHASTFNSLRRVFSVCILLIAALLVSYVFFEKKVYVYLNENLMKVIYLSIIIPGTLIFSIGSKLVFDRMRMRSGSDATTYKFMRYLVVAGIYILGIFLASFAFPDLQRFATSAMAGAGIMAVVIGFASQEAISNIIGGMFIVIYKPFRIGHVVKLSEDLVGEVEDITLRHTVIKNYQNKRIVVPNAIMNKERLVNYDLGEKRTCSWVEVGISYGSSIERAKELVRQECMTHPSLLDTRTPLAKANNDPVVIVRVIGLNDSAVTLRAWTWAKDYPTAFVMRCELYESIKLRFDAEGIEIPFPHRTVYVKHQTGGPVPELHAMI, from the coding sequence ATGGACCCCTTACTGAAGAACATCATCTGGGTGGCCTTCGTAGCCGCCGTGGCCGCGCTGCTGCTCTTCCTTGTCCGCAAGGGCTTCAACCGGTTGGCCGAACGCGGCCAGTGGTACGGACAGGACCACGCTTCGACGTTCAACTCGCTGCGGCGGGTCTTCAGCGTGTGCATCCTGCTTATCGCTGCGCTGCTGGTGAGCTACGTGTTCTTCGAGAAGAAGGTTTACGTGTACCTGAACGAGAACCTCATGAAGGTGATCTACCTCAGCATCATCATTCCCGGCACACTCATCTTCAGCATCGGGTCCAAGCTCGTGTTCGATCGCATGCGCATGCGTTCCGGCTCCGATGCCACCACCTACAAATTCATGCGTTACCTCGTGGTGGCGGGCATCTACATCCTTGGGATCTTTCTCGCCAGCTTTGCCTTTCCGGACCTTCAACGGTTCGCAACATCGGCCATGGCCGGCGCTGGGATCATGGCGGTAGTCATCGGGTTTGCCAGCCAAGAGGCCATATCCAACATCATTGGCGGTATGTTCATCGTGATCTACAAGCCTTTTCGCATCGGCCATGTCGTGAAACTTTCCGAAGACCTCGTGGGTGAAGTGGAGGATATCACCTTGCGGCATACGGTGATCAAGAATTACCAGAACAAGCGGATCGTGGTTCCCAATGCGATCATGAACAAGGAGCGTTTGGTGAACTATGACCTGGGCGAGAAGCGCACCTGCTCGTGGGTTGAAGTAGGCATCAGCTACGGATCCAGCATCGAGCGGGCAAAGGAACTGGTACGCCAGGAATGCATGACGCATCCGTCCTTGCTCGATACACGAACTCCGTTGGCCAAGGCGAACAACGACCCCGTGGTGATCGTGCGGGTGATCGGTCTGAACGATTCCGCCGTCACGCTTCGCGCATGGACCTGGGCGAAGGACTATCCCACCGCGTTCGTGATGCGTTGCGAGCTCTACGAATCGATCAAATTGCGCTTCGATGCCGAGGGCATCGAGATCCCGTTCCCGCACCGCACGGTGTATGTGAAACACCAAACGGGCGGTCCCGTTCCTGAACTACACGCCATGATCTGA
- a CDS encoding DUF4249 domain-containing protein — protein sequence MKDFIKLLVAFTAIAIFSSCEKVIDLPVADATPHLVVEGNVFDGPGPFTVHLTRTASFYNSDPPPSVQGAHVRISDSVGNSEDLSEGANGIYTASALTGVPGRTYFLDVESEGKTYTASNTMPEPDPIDSITYEYLDSTDYAFLDTEDFGQYLTLYHTDPAGIDNFYQVRLYKNSELDKPHTTKNTYSDRLFDGLQRERRLLGHPFHPGDTVTVELWSIDRAAYDFYTTLNSVSDNNGGGPFAGVPDNPITNLTNGAYGFFGASAVTQSTVVIQ from the coding sequence ATGAAGGACTTCATCAAACTTCTCGTGGCCTTCACCGCCATCGCGATCTTCAGCAGTTGTGAGAAGGTGATCGACCTGCCTGTGGCCGACGCAACGCCGCACCTGGTGGTGGAGGGCAATGTGTTCGACGGCCCCGGCCCGTTCACTGTCCACCTCACCCGCACGGCATCGTTCTATAACTCCGATCCGCCGCCGAGCGTTCAAGGTGCGCATGTCCGCATCTCCGATTCCGTAGGCAATTCGGAAGACCTTTCCGAAGGCGCGAACGGGATCTATACCGCCAGCGCCCTCACAGGCGTTCCGGGCCGTACCTATTTCTTGGACGTGGAGAGCGAAGGCAAGACGTACACCGCCAGCAACACCATGCCCGAGCCGGATCCCATCGACAGCATCACCTACGAATATTTGGACAGTACGGACTATGCCTTTCTGGATACGGAGGACTTCGGGCAATACCTCACCCTGTACCACACGGACCCGGCCGGGATCGACAATTTCTACCAAGTACGGCTGTACAAGAACAGCGAGTTGGACAAACCGCACACCACGAAGAACACTTACTCGGACCGCCTGTTCGACGGGTTACAGCGTGAGAGACGCCTATTGGGGCACCCATTCCATCCGGGCGATACCGTCACGGTGGAACTATGGTCGATCGATCGCGCAGCGTATGATTTCTACACCACCCTGAACAGCGTTTCGGACAACAACGGGGGAGGACCGTTCGCCGGTGTGCCGGACAATCCGATCACCAACCTCACCAACGGAGCCTACGGCTTCTTCGGAGCTTCAGCTGTGACACAGAGCACGGTGGTGATCCAGTGA
- a CDS encoding TonB-dependent receptor: MRLTAILLICIFHGTLLAQNTTLSGSLRDAKTGEELIGATIRINAVQAGVSTNVYGFYSLTVPKGSYDVTYAYIGYEPLSEKVDLNADVVKNVELQPANEQLNAVEVTGKKADANIRSTDMGLVRLEMKDVRTMPVLFGEVDVMKTIQLMPGVQQTGDGNTGFYVRGGGPDQNLILLDEAPIYNASHLLGFFSVFNGDAVKSVDLMKGAIPARYGGRLSSVLDVTMNDGNSKEMKVHGGIGLIASRLTVEGPIVKDKGSFIVSGRRTYADLFLKLSNNEGINSSKLYFYDVNVKGNYRLGKKDRFFLSGYFGRDALGYKDDFGFDWGNITGTLRWNHLFSNKLFVNTSFIASNYDYKFNVGFNDNDIALSSGIREYNLKSDFSYYANSKNTIRFGFNAMHHAFQPGKFTTSSARSNDLIIPEKFALEGAIYVSNEQKVSDRFSLDYGLRISGFNLMGPGEARTYAPGGELPLSTVDYTSGESIKTYWGPEPRLSASYVITEFSSVKAAYNRTRQYIHMLSNAGTGAPTDLWYPSTNNIEPQVGDQISLGYFRNLKMNTYETSVEVYYKDMQNLIDYKNGADILLNPNVESELLYGKGKAYGVEFFVKKTKGKLTGWIGYTLSRSERTMAELNNGNAYPNRYDRTHDASVVAMYQLNDKWKISAAWVYATGNAVTYPEGRYEYAGQVVSVYGERNTSRMPAYHRLDLSATLQAKKTEKFSSSWNFAVYNAYARQNPYLIGFRENEDNPGITEAYQVALFSIIPSVTYNFEF; encoded by the coding sequence ATGAGACTGACCGCCATTCTTCTGATCTGCATCTTCCACGGAACTCTTCTTGCCCAGAACACCACCCTTAGCGGCAGCTTGCGCGATGCAAAGACCGGCGAGGAGCTGATCGGCGCCACCATCCGCATCAATGCGGTGCAGGCCGGCGTGTCCACCAACGTTTATGGATTTTATTCCCTCACCGTGCCGAAAGGCAGCTATGACGTCACTTACGCCTATATCGGGTACGAGCCGCTCAGCGAAAAGGTGGACCTCAATGCCGACGTGGTGAAAAACGTGGAACTGCAACCGGCCAACGAGCAGTTGAATGCCGTGGAAGTTACCGGGAAGAAGGCCGATGCGAACATCCGCAGCACTGACATGGGATTGGTGCGGCTTGAGATGAAGGACGTGAGGACCATGCCCGTGCTCTTCGGTGAAGTGGACGTGATGAAGACCATCCAACTGATGCCGGGCGTGCAGCAAACGGGCGACGGCAACACCGGCTTCTATGTGCGCGGCGGCGGCCCGGACCAGAACCTGATACTTCTGGACGAGGCTCCGATATACAATGCCAGCCACCTGCTCGGCTTCTTTTCCGTGTTCAACGGCGACGCCGTGAAGAGCGTGGACCTGATGAAGGGGGCCATCCCAGCGCGATACGGCGGACGCCTTTCATCGGTACTGGACGTTACGATGAACGACGGCAACTCCAAGGAGATGAAAGTGCATGGCGGCATCGGCCTCATCGCCTCCCGGCTTACCGTGGAAGGGCCGATCGTGAAGGACAAGGGTTCTTTCATCGTGAGCGGCAGGCGCACCTATGCCGACCTCTTCCTCAAGTTGAGCAACAACGAAGGCATCAACAGCAGCAAGCTCTATTTCTACGACGTGAACGTGAAGGGCAACTACCGGCTCGGCAAGAAGGACCGCTTCTTTCTCTCCGGATATTTCGGTCGAGATGCCCTGGGCTATAAGGACGATTTCGGCTTCGATTGGGGGAACATCACCGGGACGCTGCGCTGGAACCACCTCTTCAGCAACAAGCTCTTCGTGAACACCTCTTTCATCGCCAGCAATTACGACTACAAATTCAACGTCGGCTTCAACGACAACGACATCGCGCTTTCCAGCGGCATCCGCGAGTACAACTTGAAGAGTGACTTCTCCTACTACGCCAACAGCAAGAACACCATCCGCTTCGGCTTCAATGCTATGCACCATGCCTTCCAGCCGGGCAAATTCACCACCAGCAGCGCACGTTCCAACGACCTCATTATCCCGGAGAAGTTCGCTTTGGAAGGCGCGATCTATGTGAGCAACGAGCAGAAGGTCTCGGACCGGTTCAGTCTGGATTATGGTCTGCGCATCTCCGGTTTCAACTTGATGGGTCCTGGTGAAGCACGCACCTACGCGCCGGGCGGCGAACTCCCGCTCTCCACGGTGGATTACACCAGCGGGGAATCCATCAAAACGTATTGGGGTCCGGAGCCAAGACTCTCCGCCAGCTATGTTATAACGGAATTCTCCTCGGTGAAGGCGGCCTACAATCGCACCCGGCAGTACATCCACATGCTGAGCAACGCAGGCACCGGCGCCCCTACGGACCTGTGGTATCCCAGCACCAACAACATTGAGCCGCAAGTGGGCGACCAGATCTCATTAGGCTATTTCCGCAACCTCAAGATGAACACGTACGAGACCAGCGTGGAGGTGTACTACAAGGACATGCAGAACCTGATCGACTACAAGAACGGCGCGGACATTCTGCTGAACCCGAACGTGGAAAGCGAACTGCTCTACGGCAAGGGCAAGGCGTATGGTGTGGAGTTCTTCGTGAAAAAGACGAAGGGGAAGCTCACCGGTTGGATCGGCTACACCCTTTCCCGCTCCGAACGTACCATGGCGGAGCTGAACAACGGCAACGCCTATCCCAACCGCTACGACCGCACACATGACGCCTCCGTGGTGGCCATGTACCAGCTGAACGACAAGTGGAAGATCAGCGCCGCGTGGGTCTATGCGACGGGCAACGCGGTCACCTATCCGGAGGGCCGCTATGAGTATGCGGGGCAGGTGGTGAGCGTCTATGGCGAACGCAACACCAGCCGCATGCCAGCATATCATCGCTTGGACCTTTCGGCCACGCTGCAGGCGAAGAAGACCGAGAAGTTCAGCTCCAGCTGGAATTTCGCCGTCTATAACGCATACGCCCGCCAGAACCCGTACCTCATCGGATTCCGGGAGAATGAGGACAACCCCGGCATCACCGAGGCCTATCAGGTCGCGCTGTTCAGCATCATCCCGTCGGTTACCTACAATTTCGAATTTTGA
- a CDS encoding PorT family protein — protein sequence MKTNIFLATALTMVLFTTNANAQKGLSFSVKTMAENSWMLNKDDMDSDDLNYKFTFAPAVGLGIGYGITDHFGLGVDGILSFQGQRYKVDDAVFIQRNNYLKIPLMFIYNTNSEKFVSIVLKAGPQIGILMGSKLLDEDLDKINGDTKSNYEDLDFGVMLNAGVAFRISDVFRINAGLRGDFGFGNTENEDRLGYPADRASTHNLTTGLELGVSYFPH from the coding sequence ATGAAGACCAACATTTTCCTCGCGACAGCGCTCACCATGGTGCTGTTCACAACGAATGCAAATGCGCAAAAGGGACTCTCCTTCAGTGTGAAGACGATGGCGGAGAATTCATGGATGTTGAACAAGGACGACATGGATAGCGATGACCTGAATTACAAATTCACATTTGCACCTGCGGTCGGGTTGGGTATCGGTTACGGGATCACGGATCATTTCGGGCTTGGGGTGGATGGGATCCTCTCCTTCCAAGGCCAACGCTACAAGGTGGATGATGCAGTGTTCATCCAACGCAACAACTATTTGAAGATCCCTTTGATGTTCATCTATAATACAAACTCTGAGAAGTTTGTGTCCATCGTGTTGAAAGCAGGGCCGCAGATCGGGATCCTGATGGGTTCCAAGTTACTGGATGAGGATCTGGACAAGATCAATGGTGATACGAAGAGCAACTACGAGGACCTTGACTTTGGTGTTATGCTCAACGCGGGGGTTGCCTTCCGAATTTCCGATGTGTTCAGGATCAATGCCGGACTTCGCGGGGACTTCGGGTTCGGCAATACGGAGAATGAGGACCGCTTGGGCTATCCTGCCGACAGGGCCTCAACCCATAACTTGACCACCGGTCTGGAACTGGGCGTTTCCTATTTCCCGCATTGA
- a CDS encoding efflux RND transporter permease subunit: MKITRLSITRPTLVVVVMTLLVGLGLFTYGALNYELLPKITSPVLSVSTAYPGASPGEVENTVTKKLEDALSSLEGVKKMSSTSMEGFSLITVELVNDADVDLALQDAQRKVNAILGDMPDEAKTPSLGKFDISAMPIMNLGVAAQVPPTELYDLVKNKVQPALAKIPGVAQVNIQGGQEREIIVNVDADRLVAFKLNMSDVTAAVRYDNVDFPTGKVKRADGQTLIRLSGKYTTVQQLNDLVVKRRVDGSLIHLYELAEVKDGEKDPEILSRVDGADAIGLTIQKQTDANAVTLSEEVRARIAELEKTYATAGLNFSIPSDTSEFTLEAADHVIFDLLLAVVLVALVMLLFLHSIRNAVIVMLAVPAALIATFTMMYLMDFSLNLMSLLGLSLVVGILVDDAIVVVENIHRHMEMGKSAAQAAYDGIREIGLTVISITLVIVAVFLPISLTGGMISDLLFQFSLVVATSTLLSLFIAFTMVPLLSSRFAKLEHLNDKTVMGRFFLWFERVLTSIEKGLTDLLQWSFGHKRWLFGITLVMLIGSFALVGMGFIGAEFVAAGDRGQFYVRVELPKNATLEQTDQMTKQVEHFLAENHLVKSIATTVGQASGRMSTTSTPYMAEVNVSLVAAEERTQSTAHFARETKIALEEKFAGAKFSTVPVNIMGSADEAPVNVIVQGPDLDKLIAAAPLVMDAVRKVRGTAELKTTVEGGNPEIDVQVDRAKMAALGLTIDKVGGNMRAAFSGDRSTKYRDGDNEYDIVVQLDGFDRRAAADVGALTLINEDKEAIQVGQFANIGETTGPSKLERIDKVPSLSVQAQVLGRPVGTVGEEVKQAVGKLDLPDGVTVKMGGQLEQQGEAFGSLGLALLASLVLVYLIMVVLYDNYVHPLVVMFSLPLAIIGAFIALALAKQSLSIFSILGLIMLIGLVAKNAILVVDFTNQMIAAGQDVKTALVHAVQTRFRPILMTTLAMVFGMMPIALATGAGAEWKNGLAWVLIGGLTSSMFLTLLVVPVIYYLFDRIMERFGWNKKTVIELNDDELHNSEVMEALKKKKETRTNGVAGREVSGDPAIA; this comes from the coding sequence ATGAAGATCACACGTCTTTCGATCACCCGGCCCACGCTTGTGGTGGTGGTGATGACCCTTTTGGTCGGGCTTGGCCTGTTCACCTATGGTGCGCTCAACTACGAGCTGCTGCCCAAGATCACCTCGCCCGTACTGTCTGTAAGTACGGCCTATCCCGGCGCTTCGCCCGGCGAAGTGGAGAACACGGTTACGAAGAAATTAGAGGATGCGCTCTCCTCGCTGGAAGGCGTGAAAAAGATGAGCTCCACAAGTATGGAGGGCTTCTCCTTGATCACCGTGGAACTGGTGAACGATGCCGATGTGGACCTTGCCTTGCAGGACGCACAGCGTAAAGTGAACGCGATCCTCGGCGACATGCCGGATGAAGCGAAGACGCCCTCGTTGGGCAAGTTCGACATCAGCGCAATGCCGATCATGAACCTCGGCGTCGCCGCTCAGGTGCCGCCGACGGAACTCTATGATCTGGTGAAGAACAAAGTGCAACCCGCGTTGGCGAAGATCCCCGGCGTGGCACAGGTGAACATCCAAGGTGGGCAGGAGCGCGAGATCATCGTGAACGTGGATGCCGACCGATTGGTGGCCTTCAAGTTGAACATGAGCGATGTGACTGCCGCAGTGCGCTATGACAATGTGGATTTTCCCACCGGGAAGGTGAAGCGCGCGGACGGCCAGACCCTGATCCGCTTGAGCGGCAAGTACACCACCGTTCAGCAGTTGAACGACCTGGTAGTGAAACGGCGCGTGGACGGCTCCTTGATCCACCTTTACGAACTGGCGGAGGTGAAGGATGGCGAGAAGGACCCGGAGATCCTCAGTCGTGTGGACGGAGCTGACGCGATCGGCCTTACCATACAGAAACAGACGGACGCTAACGCCGTGACTTTGAGCGAGGAGGTGCGTGCGCGGATCGCCGAATTGGAAAAGACCTACGCCACAGCCGGGCTCAACTTCAGCATTCCATCGGACACCTCAGAGTTCACGCTGGAGGCGGCTGACCACGTGATCTTCGATCTGCTGCTCGCCGTGGTGCTGGTAGCCCTGGTGATGCTGCTCTTCCTGCACAGCATCCGTAACGCTGTGATCGTGATGCTCGCAGTGCCCGCGGCGTTGATCGCCACGTTCACCATGATGTATTTGATGGACTTTTCGCTGAACCTGATGTCCCTGCTCGGCCTTTCGCTGGTGGTGGGCATCCTCGTGGACGATGCGATCGTGGTGGTGGAGAACATCCACCGGCACATGGAAATGGGCAAGTCCGCAGCACAGGCGGCTTATGACGGCATCCGCGAGATCGGCCTCACGGTGATCTCCATCACCCTGGTGATCGTGGCGGTGTTCCTGCCCATCTCGCTCACCGGCGGCATGATCAGCGACCTGCTGTTCCAATTCTCCCTCGTGGTGGCAACGAGCACGCTGCTCAGCCTGTTCATCGCCTTCACCATGGTGCCGCTGCTTTCCTCGCGTTTCGCGAAGTTGGAGCACCTCAACGACAAAACCGTGATGGGCCGCTTCTTCCTCTGGTTCGAGCGTGTGCTCACCAGCATTGAGAAAGGCCTTACCGATCTGCTGCAATGGTCCTTCGGCCACAAGCGCTGGTTGTTCGGGATCACGCTCGTTATGCTGATCGGCTCTTTCGCCTTGGTGGGCATGGGCTTCATCGGCGCGGAATTCGTCGCGGCCGGTGATCGTGGCCAGTTCTACGTGCGTGTGGAACTGCCCAAGAACGCAACATTGGAGCAGACCGATCAGATGACGAAGCAGGTGGAGCATTTCCTTGCGGAGAACCACTTGGTAAAGAGCATCGCCACCACGGTCGGCCAAGCGAGCGGTCGTATGAGCACTACTTCAACGCCGTACATGGCCGAGGTGAACGTAAGCTTGGTAGCGGCGGAAGAGCGCACCCAAAGCACCGCACATTTTGCACGGGAGACGAAGATAGCGCTGGAAGAAAAGTTCGCCGGTGCCAAGTTCAGCACAGTGCCCGTGAACATCATGGGCAGCGCTGACGAGGCACCTGTGAACGTGATCGTGCAAGGCCCCGACCTCGATAAGCTGATCGCTGCGGCACCCTTGGTGATGGATGCCGTGCGAAAGGTCAGAGGCACCGCGGAACTGAAGACCACTGTGGAAGGCGGGAACCCGGAGATCGACGTGCAAGTGGACCGCGCCAAGATGGCCGCCCTCGGCCTCACCATTGACAAGGTGGGCGGCAATATGCGCGCGGCCTTCAGTGGTGACCGCAGCACCAAGTACCGCGATGGCGACAACGAGTACGACATCGTTGTGCAACTCGATGGATTTGACCGCCGTGCGGCAGCCGACGTGGGGGCACTGACGTTGATCAACGAGGACAAGGAGGCCATTCAGGTCGGTCAGTTCGCCAACATCGGCGAGACCACCGGTCCTTCCAAGCTGGAGCGCATTGACAAGGTTCCTTCACTCTCCGTGCAGGCGCAGGTGTTGGGCCGCCCGGTAGGAACCGTTGGAGAAGAAGTGAAGCAGGCCGTGGGCAAGCTGGACCTGCCCGACGGGGTAACCGTGAAGATGGGCGGGCAGTTGGAGCAACAGGGTGAAGCCTTCGGAAGCCTTGGCCTCGCTTTGCTGGCGTCGCTCGTTCTCGTGTACCTGATCATGGTGGTGCTGTACGACAACTACGTGCATCCGCTGGTGGTGATGTTCTCGCTGCCGTTGGCGATCATCGGCGCATTTATCGCGCTGGCGCTCGCCAAACAATCGCTCAGCATCTTCTCCATCTTGGGCTTGATCATGTTGATCGGACTTGTGGCGAAGAATGCGATCCTGGTAGTGGACTTCACCAACCAGATGATCGCCGCCGGGCAGGACGTGAAGACCGCTTTGGTCCACGCTGTGCAGACCCGCTTCCGCCCCATCCTGATGACCACGCTCGCCATGGTGTTCGGCATGATGCCGATCGCCTTGGCCACCGGTGCCGGTGCGGAATGGAAGAACGGCCTCGCTTGGGTGCTCATCGGCGGGTTGACCAGCTCGATGTTCCTCACGTTGCTCGTGGTGCCGGTGATCTACTACCTCTTCGACCGCATCATGGAGCGCTTCGGCTGGAACAAGAAAACGGTGATCGAACTGAACGATGATGAACTCCACAACAGCGAGGTGATGGAAGCGCTGAAGAAGAAGAAGGAGACGCGGACCAACGGAGTTGCAGGAAGGGAGGTCTCTGGCGACCCCGCGATCGCATAG